One genomic segment of Caldimonas brevitalea includes these proteins:
- a CDS encoding (Fe-S)-binding protein: protein MRVGFLITCLVDLMRPSIGLAAVRLLEAAGCEVEVPMAQTCCGQPAYNSGDHATAAALARKLLEEFEHYDYVVTPSGSCGGMVRTHYADLFKDDPDLSWRYERLRPKVYELTDFLVRVLGWQDVPGRFDGTVTYHDACAGLRELGVKQQPRELLARTGATVTEMAQCEQCCGFGGTFAVKYGAISTAIADEKCDQIAATGAQAVVLGDLGCMLHLEGRMRRRGNVSTRVIHIAEILTGEV, encoded by the coding sequence ATGAGAGTCGGCTTTCTGATCACCTGCCTTGTCGATCTGATGCGCCCGAGCATCGGCCTGGCCGCCGTGAGGCTGTTGGAAGCCGCCGGCTGCGAGGTCGAGGTGCCGATGGCGCAGACCTGCTGCGGCCAGCCCGCCTACAACTCGGGCGACCATGCCACTGCGGCCGCACTGGCCCGCAAGCTGCTCGAAGAGTTCGAACACTACGACTATGTGGTCACGCCGTCCGGCTCCTGCGGCGGCATGGTCCGTACCCATTACGCCGACCTGTTCAAAGACGACCCCGACCTGAGCTGGCGTTACGAGCGGCTGCGCCCCAAGGTCTATGAGCTGACCGACTTCCTGGTGCGCGTGCTCGGCTGGCAAGACGTGCCGGGGCGTTTCGACGGCACCGTGACCTACCACGACGCCTGCGCCGGCCTGCGCGAGCTGGGCGTGAAGCAGCAGCCGCGCGAACTGCTGGCGCGCACCGGCGCCACCGTCACCGAGATGGCGCAGTGCGAGCAGTGCTGCGGCTTCGGCGGCACCTTCGCGGTCAAATACGGTGCCATCTCGACCGCCATCGCCGACGAGAAGTGCGACCAGATCGCCGCCACGGGCGCGCAGGCGGTGGTGCTGGGCGACCTCGGGTGCATGCTGCACCTGGAAGGCCGCATGCGCAGGCGTGGCAATGTCAGCACGCGCGTGATCCACATCGCCGAAATCCTCACCGGAGAGGTCTGA
- a CDS encoding TIGR03790 family protein produces the protein MLLAWLLPLACAAAPAAAAADEDDGIAQRAVAASEAPAVASAPSAPAAPEASAPAASAAASAAPARPVPVPVRAPKARGRLQARDLGLVINTADPYSVQVGEFYAKARGLGPDQVLRVSLPAKPVLTPEEFETLSARIQARFAGADRPVQALALAWNQPYAVGCNSLTGALAFGYDAGLCRNTCAAGRWSRYFNSASGRPWNDHTLRPSMLIAAGSVDAAKALIERGVAADASLGRRGAPDVHAHYVTTSDAHRSVRSVLFPLAGRLPGFGVQVHVQRSEALRSAERVLLYMTGAAHVPHLDSIDFVPGALADHLTSFGGLLDDSRGQMSAMVWLQAGATASYGTVSEPCNHLQKFPHPQLLLLHYLQGSTALEAYWKSVAWPQQGVFIGEPLAAPFARPTP, from the coding sequence GTGTTGCTTGCCTGGCTGCTGCCGCTGGCGTGCGCCGCGGCCCCCGCCGCCGCCGCGGCAGACGAGGACGACGGCATCGCCCAACGTGCCGTGGCAGCGTCCGAGGCGCCCGCCGTCGCATCTGCGCCGTCGGCCCCTGCGGCCCCAGAAGCATCGGCCCCCGCGGCCTCTGCCGCCGCCTCAGCAGCCCCCGCCCGCCCGGTGCCGGTACCGGTGCGCGCCCCTAAGGCCCGGGGCCGATTGCAGGCACGCGACCTGGGGTTGGTGATCAACACGGCCGACCCCTATTCGGTCCAGGTGGGCGAGTTCTATGCAAAGGCGCGTGGCCTCGGGCCCGACCAGGTGCTGCGCGTCAGCCTGCCCGCCAAGCCGGTGTTGACCCCGGAAGAGTTCGAGACCCTGTCGGCCCGCATCCAGGCGCGCTTCGCCGGCGCCGACCGGCCGGTCCAGGCGCTGGCGCTGGCCTGGAACCAGCCCTACGCGGTGGGCTGCAACTCGCTGACCGGGGCGCTGGCCTTCGGCTACGACGCGGGCCTGTGCCGCAACACCTGCGCGGCGGGCCGTTGGTCGAGGTATTTCAACTCCGCCTCCGGCAGACCCTGGAACGACCACACCTTGCGGCCGTCGATGTTGATCGCCGCCGGCAGCGTCGACGCGGCCAAGGCGCTGATCGAGCGGGGCGTGGCGGCGGATGCCAGCCTCGGCCGCCGCGGCGCGCCCGACGTCCATGCCCATTACGTCACCACGTCCGATGCTCATCGCTCGGTGCGGTCGGTGCTGTTCCCGCTGGCCGGGCGCCTGCCCGGCTTCGGCGTGCAGGTGCATGTGCAGCGCAGCGAGGCGCTGCGCTCAGCCGAGCGCGTCCTGCTCTACATGACCGGGGCCGCCCACGTGCCGCATCTCGACAGCATCGACTTCGTGCCGGGCGCGCTGGCCGACCACCTCACGTCGTTCGGCGGTTTGCTCGACGACAGCCGGGGCCAGATGAGTGCCATGGTGTGGCTGCAGGCCGGCGCCACGGCGAGCTACGGCACCGTCAGCGAGCCTTGCAATCACTTGCAGAAGTTCCCGCATCCGCAGCTGTTGCTGCTGCACTACCTGCAGGGCAGCACCGCGCTGGAAGCCTATTGGAAGAGCGTGGCCTGGCCGCAGCAGGGTGTGTTCATCGGGGAGCCGTTGGCGGCGCCTTTTGCGCGTCCGACTCCCTGA
- the hpnE gene encoding hydroxysqualene dehydroxylase HpnE, with protein MARTLAIVGGGWAGCAAAVQGIDEGHDVTLIEMARHLGGRARRVDVEGYPLDNGQHILIGAYTETLRLMRQVGVKTTLQLLRMPLRVGYPDGSGLFLEPGAAVPAFVRAVLKHASWRWGEKLALLRSCAVWLVGGFRARRGQTVAQLCARLPKRVRDELIDPLCVAALNTPADQACATVFLRVLRDALFNGRGSSDLLLPRSDLSALFPESAGQWLLDAGATVRRGERVMELAPDGAGWRLDGARYDAVILACSPSEAARLAQPVAPQWAACADALPFEPIITVYARGSGTRLPQPIMALHANDAAPAQFVFDLGQLQGPQGLLAFVISGAAPWAARGPEAAGQAVLAQAELALGRYFRPPLRLVRTMMEKRATFLCTPGLSRPPAQIAPRLWAAGDYVQGPYPATLEGAVRSGVQAARRAFS; from the coding sequence ATGGCGCGCACACTCGCGATCGTGGGCGGCGGCTGGGCCGGCTGTGCTGCCGCGGTGCAAGGCATCGACGAAGGGCACGACGTGACCCTGATCGAGATGGCCCGCCACCTCGGCGGCCGGGCCCGCCGGGTCGACGTCGAGGGCTATCCGCTCGACAACGGCCAGCACATCCTGATCGGCGCTTACACCGAAACCTTGCGGCTGATGCGGCAGGTCGGCGTCAAGACCACCTTGCAGTTGCTGCGCATGCCCCTCAGGGTGGGCTACCCCGACGGCTCCGGCCTGTTCCTGGAGCCCGGCGCCGCCGTGCCGGCCTTTGTTCGCGCCGTGCTCAAGCACGCGAGTTGGCGCTGGGGCGAAAAGCTCGCGCTGCTGCGCAGCTGTGCGGTCTGGCTGGTGGGGGGCTTTCGTGCCAGGCGGGGGCAAACGGTGGCGCAGCTGTGCGCACGGCTGCCCAAGCGGGTGCGCGACGAGCTGATCGACCCGCTGTGCGTCGCCGCGCTCAACACGCCGGCGGACCAGGCCTGTGCCACGGTGTTCCTGCGGGTGCTGCGCGACGCGCTGTTCAACGGGCGGGGGTCCTCGGACCTGCTGCTGCCCCGCAGCGATCTCAGCGCCTTGTTCCCGGAAAGCGCCGGGCAGTGGCTGCTCGATGCCGGCGCGACCGTCCGCCGCGGGGAGCGCGTGATGGAGCTGGCGCCCGACGGCGCCGGCTGGCGGCTCGACGGCGCGCGCTACGACGCGGTCATCCTCGCCTGCTCCCCGTCCGAGGCCGCGCGCTTGGCACAACCGGTGGCGCCGCAGTGGGCCGCCTGCGCCGACGCCCTGCCCTTCGAGCCCATCATCACGGTCTACGCCCGCGGCAGCGGCACCCGGCTGCCGCAACCCATCATGGCCTTGCATGCGAACGACGCGGCGCCGGCCCAGTTCGTCTTCGACCTCGGGCAGTTGCAGGGGCCGCAGGGCCTGCTCGCCTTCGTGATCAGCGGCGCGGCGCCGTGGGCGGCCCGCGGCCCGGAAGCCGCCGGGCAGGCGGTGCTGGCCCAGGCCGAACTCGCGCTGGGCCGCTACTTCCGCCCGCCGCTGCGGCTGGTGCGCACGATGATGGAAAAGCGCGCCACCTTCTTGTGTACGCCCGGCCTGAGCCGCCCGCCGGCGCAGATTGCGCCCCGCTTGTGGGCCGCTGGCGACTATGTCCAGGGCCCCTACCCCGCGACGCTGGAAGGCGCCGTTCGCTCCGGCGTGCAGGCGGCGCGGCGCGCCTTCAGCTGA
- a CDS encoding LutB/LldF family L-lactate oxidation iron-sulfur protein — protein MQVQSMHFHARAGQRLADARLQNNLKKLSTKFVAARADAVRDLEAFDAIRDEAVRRRSAALAKLDVWLEQFEREATRRGTTVLWAETPAEAAQWVVQIAQRHNVTRATKSKSMVTEEMALNKALAAAGVQVTETDLGEYILQINDNEPPSHIIAPVVHKDKEEIQRLFEKTHARERVPGHVPEIPEMTREAREVLRSRFLASEMGITGGNFLVAETGSVALVTNEGNEGLCTAVPKVHVAITGVEKVLPTLEDLATVMRLLPRSATGQVISNYFSLLTGPRGPGERDGPDHMYVVLVDGGRTGLLGGEFEEMLRCIRCGACMNHCPVYQKVGGHSYGWVYPGPMGSVLTPSYVGLEQTLDLPHAATLCGQCQVVCPMKIPLPDLLRKLRERQFERGLRPWHERLALRLWGYAARRPRLYRWGAAMAARVLKWAGQSGRIRRLPLAGGWFDTRDLPAPAGKTFKELYAERRR, from the coding sequence ATGCAAGTCCAGAGCATGCATTTCCATGCGCGGGCCGGGCAGCGCCTGGCCGACGCGCGGCTGCAGAACAACCTGAAGAAGCTGTCGACCAAGTTCGTCGCGGCCCGGGCCGATGCGGTGCGCGACCTGGAGGCCTTCGACGCGATACGCGACGAGGCGGTGCGCCGCCGCAGCGCCGCGCTCGCCAAGCTCGACGTCTGGCTGGAGCAGTTCGAGCGGGAGGCCACCCGTCGTGGCACCACCGTGCTGTGGGCCGAGACGCCGGCCGAGGCGGCGCAATGGGTGGTGCAGATCGCCCAGCGGCACAACGTCACGCGGGCGACCAAGAGCAAGAGCATGGTCACCGAGGAAATGGCGCTCAACAAGGCGCTGGCCGCGGCCGGCGTGCAGGTCACCGAGACCGACCTGGGCGAGTACATCCTGCAGATCAACGACAACGAGCCGCCCAGCCACATCATTGCCCCGGTGGTGCACAAGGACAAGGAAGAGATCCAGCGCCTGTTCGAGAAGACCCACGCGCGCGAGCGGGTGCCAGGGCATGTGCCCGAGATCCCCGAGATGACACGTGAAGCCCGCGAAGTGCTGCGCTCGCGCTTTTTGGCCAGCGAGATGGGCATCACCGGCGGCAACTTCCTGGTCGCCGAAACCGGCTCGGTCGCGCTCGTCACCAACGAAGGCAACGAAGGGCTGTGCACCGCGGTGCCCAAGGTGCACGTGGCCATCACCGGCGTCGAGAAAGTGCTGCCCACGCTCGAAGACCTCGCCACCGTGATGCGCTTGCTGCCGCGCTCTGCGACCGGCCAGGTGATCAGCAACTACTTTTCGCTGTTGACCGGCCCGCGCGGCCCCGGCGAGCGCGATGGGCCGGACCACATGTACGTCGTGCTGGTCGACGGCGGGCGCACGGGTTTGCTGGGCGGCGAGTTCGAAGAGATGCTGCGCTGCATCCGCTGCGGTGCCTGCATGAACCATTGCCCGGTCTACCAGAAGGTGGGCGGCCACAGCTACGGCTGGGTCTACCCCGGGCCGATGGGGTCGGTGCTGACCCCCAGCTACGTTGGCCTCGAGCAGACCCTCGACCTGCCGCACGCCGCCACCTTGTGCGGCCAGTGCCAGGTGGTGTGCCCGATGAAGATTCCCTTGCCCGATCTGCTGCGCAAGCTGCGCGAGCGGCAGTTCGAGCGCGGCCTGCGGCCGTGGCACGAGCGCCTTGCGCTGCGGCTGTGGGGCTATGCGGCGCGCCGGCCGCGCCTGTACCGATGGGGCGCGGCCATGGCGGCCCGCGTGCTGAAGTGGGCCGGGCAAAGTGGCCGCATCCGGCGCCTGCCTTTGGCGGGCGGCTGGTTCGACACGCGTGACCTGCCGGCGCCCGCCGGCAAGACTTTCAAGGAGTTGTACGCTGAACGCCGCCGTTGA
- the hpnD gene encoding presqualene diphosphate synthase HpnD → MTPEQYVQDKAAASGSSFYYAFMFLPPPRRAAITAFYAFCREVDDVVDEVTDAHVAQTKLLWWRKEVAQAYAGQAAHPVMLALMPHAATYGVTQDHLQAVIDGCQMDLEQTRYLDFAGLQKYCHLVAGVVGEVASGIFGRTEAATVQYAHKLGQALQLTNIIRDVGDDARRGRIYLPVSELQQFDVKAHEILNRGYSDRFTALMRFQAERAHRCYDEALALLPEADRRSQKPGLMMANIYRTLLREIEAADFQVLHQRIALTPLRKLWIAWRTHWRGG, encoded by the coding sequence ATGACCCCAGAACAATACGTACAAGACAAGGCGGCCGCGAGCGGGTCCAGCTTCTATTACGCCTTCATGTTCTTGCCGCCGCCCCGGCGCGCGGCGATCACCGCCTTCTATGCCTTCTGCCGCGAGGTGGACGATGTCGTCGACGAGGTGACCGACGCCCATGTGGCGCAGACCAAGCTGCTGTGGTGGCGCAAGGAGGTCGCACAGGCCTACGCCGGCCAGGCGGCCCATCCGGTGATGCTGGCCCTGATGCCGCATGCCGCGACCTACGGCGTCACGCAGGACCACCTGCAAGCGGTGATCGACGGCTGCCAGATGGATCTGGAGCAAACCCGCTATCTGGACTTTGCGGGCCTGCAGAAGTACTGCCATCTGGTGGCCGGCGTCGTCGGAGAAGTGGCCTCGGGCATCTTCGGCCGAACCGAGGCGGCGACGGTGCAGTACGCGCACAAGCTGGGCCAGGCCTTGCAGCTCACCAACATCATCCGCGACGTCGGCGACGATGCGCGGCGCGGCCGCATCTATCTGCCGGTCAGCGAGCTGCAGCAGTTCGACGTCAAGGCGCACGAGATCCTCAACCGCGGCTACAGCGACCGCTTCACGGCCTTGATGCGGTTTCAGGCCGAACGGGCGCACCGCTGCTACGACGAGGCGCTGGCGCTGCTGCCGGAGGCCGACCGCCGCTCGCAGAAGCCGGGCCTGATGATGGCGAACATCTACCGGACGCTGCTGCGCGAGATCGAGGCCGCCGACTTCCAGGTGCTGCACCAACGTATCGCCCTGACGCCGCTGCGCAAGCTGTGGATCGCGTGGCGCACCCATTGGCGGGGAGGTTGA